A region from the Gemmatimonadota bacterium genome encodes:
- a CDS encoding ABC transporter substrate-binding protein: protein MARYLFLAILMLITACGQQTGRTVVFGRGGDSVGLDPALETDGESFKVCDNIYETLVAFVPERTDLAPGLATSWQASEDGLTWTFQLRENVVFHDNTPFNADAVVFSLARQFKPDHPFNKVEGAYQYWAGMSMSDIVKDVHKIDDLTVSIDLKRPNAPFLANLTMNFCAIVSPVAVEKWGADFARHPVGTGPFRFVEWIKDDRVVLERNTDYWGPAPKIDRLIFRSIPENSVRLIALTQGSIDGMDNLVPDFLPTIESDENLALLSQPGMNVGYLAMNMDKEPFQNLNVRRAINHAINKQALIDNLYQGLAIPAVNPIPPTVWSYRQETPGYEYDPEKARTLLSEAGFPNGFKTTLWAMPVPRPYMPQPQKIAQAIQADLQTVGIEAEIVTYEWGTYLDKVQRGQHDMALLGWTGDNGDPDNFLYILLDKSATQMPANNIAFYRSDPLHDILVAAQKESDKAKRTVLYQKAQEIVFHDAPWVPLVHSTQTAAFRTRVKGFKLHPTGSKWFHDVMIEE from the coding sequence TGCGATAACATTTACGAAACACTCGTCGCATTTGTGCCCGAACGCACCGACCTCGCACCCGGATTAGCGACTTCCTGGCAAGCGTCAGAAGATGGATTAACCTGGACATTTCAGTTGCGCGAAAATGTCGTCTTTCACGACAACACGCCCTTTAACGCCGATGCCGTCGTCTTTTCACTCGCGCGGCAATTCAAGCCCGATCACCCTTTCAACAAAGTAGAAGGCGCGTATCAATACTGGGCAGGCATGTCCATGAGCGACATCGTAAAAGACGTCCACAAAATAGACGACCTGACCGTATCCATTGACCTGAAACGCCCCAACGCACCTTTTCTCGCAAATCTGACAATGAATTTTTGCGCCATAGTCAGCCCTGTTGCCGTCGAAAAATGGGGAGCTGATTTTGCTCGGCATCCCGTGGGCACAGGTCCATTTCGCTTTGTCGAATGGATAAAAGACGACCGCGTGGTATTGGAACGCAATACCGATTATTGGGGACCAGCCCCCAAAATTGATCGCCTGATTTTTAGAAGCATTCCCGAAAACTCCGTCCGACTAATCGCCCTAACCCAGGGATCTATCGACGGCATGGACAACCTCGTGCCAGACTTCTTACCGACAATTGAATCAGACGAAAACCTCGCCTTGCTGTCCCAGCCGGGAATGAACGTGGGCTATCTGGCGATGAACATGGACAAAGAGCCATTCCAGAACCTCAATGTGCGGCGCGCCATAAACCATGCAATCAACAAACAGGCCCTGATCGACAACCTGTATCAGGGATTGGCCATTCCAGCAGTCAATCCCATTCCGCCGACGGTCTGGAGCTATCGGCAAGAAACACCTGGCTATGAATACGACCCGGAAAAAGCCCGAACACTCCTATCCGAAGCGGGATTCCCAAACGGATTCAAAACCACCCTCTGGGCCATGCCCGTACCGCGTCCCTATATGCCACAACCCCAGAAAATCGCCCAGGCGATCCAGGCCGATTTACAAACAGTTGGCATCGAAGCTGAAATCGTCACTTATGAATGGGGAACATATCTGGACAAAGTCCAACGCGGGCAGCACGACATGGCATTGCTGGGCTGGACCGGGGACAACGGCGACCCCGACAACTTCCTCTATATTCTGCTGGACAAAAGCGCGACCCAAATGCCGGCCAATAATATTGCCTTTTACCGCAGCGACCCATTGCACGACATATTGGTAGCTGCCCAGAAAGAATCCGACAAAGCAAAACGCACGGTCCTGTATCAAAAAGCACAAGAAATCGTCTTTCACGACGCCCCCTGGGTACCTCTCGTACACTCGACCCAAACAGCGGCATTCCGCACCCGCGTCAAAGGCTTTAAGCTACACCCCACCGGGAGCAAATGGTTTCACGATGTGATGATTGAAGAGTAA